actaaacaaattattttttcccaattcaaattggaaaacaaaaaatatttcaaaccTGAACACAATGGAGAGTACTAACTACTAAGTACTAACTTAAGTTGCTTAGATAAGATTTATGTTTGTTGTTCCTTTTTTATCTCCAGTTCTTCACCCTaactcaaatttattttatttatttatattattatattaaaactTTTTCCCTCTTCACTTGAAGTTGTTTTGTTTCGTCGTCtttatgttttgagttttgacCGTTACTTTATTCTCAACGTCTCTCTCTTTCTCTGATCAAAGCTTCCCGCTCTTCCTCGCCATTGTCGAGTATGCTTCTCCATTCGATGACTCGCTCTCTTATTTTCActcttaatttattattatcatcTCTTTCAATGTCTGCATTTTCACTTTCAGTTGCTCATGTGTTGCACATTTTAGATGCTtctttcttaattaatttactGATAGAGTATAGctagggttttttttttgggggaCACAGGGAATTGGAATGCTTGAGAGGAATCTCAATTACTTGTTTCTCTTCACCAAGTTTCAAACTTTCATTCTCCTTTTCTGACTTCACTATAAAGAAAAGCATCCAAATTACTATATTCATTTCTCTTTTTGTGTTCATTCATTCGTTTTCTGCAGACAGATTCTTCTTTGATTTCCATTTCAATGCAAGCCTGAGAAATATTCATTCATTCATAGGACTAAAAGGGAAACAGAAAAAAACAAGCTAGAATAAGAGATGGGATGTTCTCAATCAAGGTTGGATGATCAAGAATCAGTTCAGATTTGCAAAGATAGAAAGAGACTCATCAAACAAGCTGTTGAGCAAAGAGCACAATTTGCTTCTGGCCACATAGCATACATCCAATCCTTGAAAAGAGTCTCGGCTGCGATGCGAAATTACATTCAAGGAGACGAGCCGCACCAGTTCTCATTGGATTCATTCATAACACCTGTGAAGAAGACTAGTCCAGCCTTCATTTCCATATCATCCAAGTCCTTCACTCCAACAACAATTGAGTTCTCATCCAATTCAACTTTGAAGGTCAATTATCTAAGGCCCAGTGGCAACCCGCCAATTTTGGTTGAGGAAAGGCCTCCATCGCCCGAAATGGTTCGAGTTGAAACATATTCTCCAATGGAGCAATATGCCATGGATGATGGTTTCTTTGTCATGCAATCCTCACCTATGAACTCCTCAGCTTTTGCTTATTCTCCCAATAATAGGCCTAGTATCCCTCCCCCTTCTCCCCAAACATCTCAATGGGATTCCTTTTGGAACCCTTTTACTTCATTAGACTATTACGGATACCCCACCAGAAGTAGCCTTGAAGAGACTATTGCAGATGATGAGGACCGAGGATTGAGGCGGGTTCGAGAAGCAGAAGGAATTCCAGACCTTGAAGAGGTTGAAACTGAAAAAGAAGATTTTGTTGGAAAGAGAAATGTTGTAGAAGAAAGAATCAGAACTGATATAAACTCCACCAAGGAAGAGGTCACGGTTGAAGACGAGGAGGAAGAGGACAGAACAAAAACTGAAATTGCACATGAAGTCAAAGAATCAAAAGGCAGTGGCAGTGAAAGATTTCAAGTATCAAAAGTTCAAACTGCAGGTCAAGTTGAATCTACAAGCCATCAGGAAGTGGCAGGTGGTAATCAAGAAGCTAAGGTAGAAGCACCTGGTTTTACAGTTTATGTAAACCGAAGGCCGACAAGCATGGCAGAAGTAATCAGGGATCTTGATGTTCAATTCACAAAAGTTTGTAATGCAGCCAATGAATTTTCAGCGTTGTTAGAGGTCAATAAAGCTCAAAATTCATCGATGTCTAATGAGCTGTCAGGTTTGGTGCAGTTTATaatacataattttaatttgatgaaATTGTTCTTGCATAGTCCTGCATTTCATAGTCCTCAAAAATGTGAGTTAAGCCTCAAAGTTTCTTGAATATCCATTctaaaaattcttatttttggAGGAGATATGAATGTTTAATGGGTTGATGGAATCTTATATTGGATTTCATGATGCAATCTGAGCTAACTTCTTCTTGTGGACAAGAATTTGTTAATCTTCACGTGTTTATACTGAATACATATAATCTTGAACTAAGTActctatgttttcttttttactCATACCTATTCGTAAATTTTCAGGAATTTAAACTGAAATTATATTTCTTTTGTAGCATCAAAATTGTTGAATCCTGTAGCTCTGTTCCGGTCTTCATCATcaagatttttaaagaataattCTTCAAGCACTGGGGATGATGGCTGCAAGGGCACTAGTGATCCCGTAGAGGAACAATGTATGTTTTCTGGTAGTCATCAATCAACATTGGACAGGTTATATGCTTGGGAGAAGAAGCTGTACGAGGAAGTTAGGGTATACTACTGAATATACCTATGAACTATAAAGATGATAGCTACATGAAACATTTATATTAGATGAATGGAAATTTGAACAAATAACACTCTTAACCTTTTACATAATATCCAGTAATTTTCCTTTTAGCATCTCAtttctttgaattttattaGATTATTATTGTTACAGGTCATCATGCTTATGCTTGCATACATTTTGATAATGGCAAACTTATTGCTATACCTGTTTTCTTCTGCAACAGTCTGGAGAACGTGTTCGAATTGCGTATGAGAAGAAATGTCTGCAACTCAAGAACCATGATGTGAAAGGAGAGGACCCCTCTTATGAAGATAAAACTAGAGCAGCCATTAGAGATCTACATACCCAGATAACAATTTCAATTCACTCAATTGAAGCAATCTCCAAGAGAATTGAAACTCTAAGGGATGAAGAGTTGCATCCCCAACTTCTTGAATTGCTACAAGGGTATGTATAAAAAATCATTATCTCCAATACAAAAGTTTATGATTTCCAATACAAAAGTTTTGTGTGTGACATCTTCAATACTTTCCTGATTTCATCATGAGCAACATGCTATTTGTTCTTAAATATAATAGACTATGATCACCATATCAAATGCAACAGATATATCACACTATTCATAGCATATATATAATCATGCATATTGCTGATTCTTAAACCATATAAATGCAGGCTGGCAAAGATGTGGAATGTGATGGCAGAATGTCATCAGATGCAGAAGATAACCTTGGATGAAGCTAAGATTCTTCTAACTGGCACTGATGTCAGAAAACAGTCTGGCATGTCAATAACTGATCCACATAGGCTTGCTTGTTCTGCCTCGATTCTTGAAACTGAGTTGAGGAATTGGCGAAGCACCTTCGAGTCATGGATCACTTCTCAAAGATCCTACATTCGTGCACTGGCCGGCTGGCTGCTTCGGTGTATGAGATGTGAGCCTGATGCATCAAAGTTACTATGTTCTCCTCGCAGGTCAAGTAGCACTCACCCATTGTTTGGACTGTGTGTTCAGTGGTCAAGGCGACTGGACGCCATACAAGAATCAGTGGTGCTGGACGGCATAGACTTCTTTGCAGCTGGTATAGGGTCCTTCTATGCACAACAGCTAAAAGAAGATTCTCGCCAAAATGTTGGTAGATCAACGGAAACCAATGAGAGCATGGAAATGGTGGAAGCTGGACCGGTAAAAGAGGCAATGAGTACTGAGCAATTGGCTGAAATCGCTATTAGGGTACTTTGTGCTGGAATGTCAGCTGCTATGAGTTCAATGGCAGAGTTTGCTGTTGATTCTGCTGAGGGATACAATGAACTTGTTAAGCAATGGGAGAATGAGAAGTTGCAGCAGCAACAAACTTGTGTGACTGGAACGTGATCTCTTGCATTTTGTggcttatttatttatttaattagctAGTGCCAGTGAATGTAATTTACTTAAGGGTAGATTTTGATGGAGAGTGGTGGAATAGGAAGGGGAGGGAAAAAAGTTTTATGTAAAGTCTCTCACCTATGTTTGAGAGTTTTTTGATACTAAGGCCTCAGGGTAGgaaaatgataaataattttatttaccATTCTTTTATTGACTTTAAAGCTCCTCCCCCTCCAGTTTACTTCTTTTCCGCTCGCTCTGTTTTACTTTTAcatttatttgatttgatacAAGTATATATGCTGATACATAAAATTGTTCTGCCATCTTTTTGAGTAGGCAGCCATCAAGATTTCTGTCCATTAAACATCTTTCTTCTGAAAAATCAGTTTTGCATTTCTATATAACATTGTGCACCAGATAATAAAAATTCTCAAACCCAATGAAATGGTATGTGGATTATTAGTAGTACTATTCtgatacaaattaaataaaaattacaattgACAATCTGTTGAAAATCAACACCTGTATACAAAAATGGATTCTTGTCATACTAATTTGGCATGAGTACCAAAATTCTTAATTTGCATTATCAAACAGAGAGCCGATGAAATAAATACGTggatgatttttttgttttctattcatcATAACCATAACTTCCATCAGCATCATCCAAGTCCACTGCAGCATCATCAAATGAAGTCATAATAGTGAGGAaaacaacaacagcaaccagCTGTGCTGCCACAAAATATTTGGACCTCCTTTTAAAGGTTTTCTCCTCCTCTGTTTTCTCCCTCTTGGGTTTGCTCTTGGTCTTTGAACCTACAAGTTAAACGACACAGCACGAGTTAGCAAATCAATGCTTCTTCACATAGTTATCAGGCACTAATGGTACAACAAATATGAGTGGGTACAAATGGAGATCAGATCACAATTTTTGTAGTATTCTACCTAAAAACTTGCATAATTTTCCAATAGTTAAATTTCTATATGCTCAAAAGTAAGATTATATTGTCCTGTAATTTAGATGATTAAGTTTTTCAGACATTTCATGCTCAGGGTGCAATATGACTACCAGCAACTCATTTCTATTAACATGAAGCAAAGAATATGATGGAGAAATCACAAATCTAGGCACCAAaatcattaataaaaaatacacgCCAATTCATTGGTTGATTATTCCTAGCCCTCAGTCACCAAACACCTTTAAATCTAAGAAAACTATGGTCCCTTTAGAAATTGTGAAAGAATCCTAGGAATGATTATCTCACCTTTTTAAGGTAATCCCATCAAACAAACCACAAGAAAAGAGTGCATATagaaaataataagaatatcTTACTTGAGGTTGAACGACTTCTTGAAGTTGATGAAGATCCAGCTGTATGAAATTGCCGGACATAGGTAGGAGTTGGACTAGCATCAATAAGTTCTGTCTTACACTGTTGCACAAATCTAACTAAGTTGGCATGTTCCAAGAGCTTCGATCGCAGCACTGACGATTCCTGATGGCACAAAAGAGTTACGCAAGAAGCAGAGTTACAATTTTCCTTCAGTGCACTTAATATACGGATATGCTCTAAATGGATTCCCTAACATAATCCTTTTTCCGTGTGTATCTTTTTTTTGTCACTTAACTAAAGCAAAAAACAACATTGATTCCTTAATTTGTGAATCTGACTAGGTTCATGATATATCACACACCCATGGTGCCAAATGTAACAAGAGCTATCCAAAGTCCAACTTTTTAATTGACTGTAGACCAATCGACCAATACAATACGCCTTACTACCACAAAAGTACCACAATTAACTGATAGTGCAACTTACAGGCAAAGCTTGAAGAGTAACTAATCCATGCGCAAGAAAAATAGCATCTAAGCTTGATGGTCTGCAAACAGAGAAAAGCATATGAATAGAGAAGCACCACGTCGATAAAGTTACCACTTTCactaaaagagaaaaaagaagtcCAGCATTGCTTTTATGTTTCAGATGAAATGCACAGACAGAGAAGTCACCTATTCTCAAATAAGTAGCTTTGTTCACCTAACCAAGTTGACAGAGCACCGTATGCAGAGTTTGCTCTCCTATAAATCTGTATCACTAATTATAGCAATAAATAAGTACCAAATCAAAGATAGATTGAAATACACACCATTTGCAAGGGAAAGAGAGACAATAGAAACTGACCTCTTCTTTCTTTAACTCGGCATTCTCATTAGTTATCCCATGTTTCTGCTTAATCCAACAAGCTTTCCTCCAAAAGAGGACCTTTCCTAAGGGCCATGGAAGATCAGAATAATAGATGGTATAAGCAGGAGAGGAGGAATAACCTTCAGATCCCACCCAAAGTTCATAGGCAAGTGCATCAGCAAGCCAAGTTGTGAGCATTGCTTTAGTTTGAATCCAATCAGGAAGTGAGGAGATCCCACTGTCCAAATCAACCCCCCCAACATCTCTCTTCAAACACTCAATCAACCCTCCTTTCTCATTGTTATACGCCACATAATCACCAAGCTCAAAATAAGGAATTTGATctaaaaaaacacaaatttaGATACCCATGAgcttaaaaaagataaaaagtgaAACTTTAACGAAAACGCACATGGAAAAACAGTTGGAAGGCCAGAATTATGAGAAAGTGCGAAAATGAACCTGAATCAGGGTAGTTGAGGTGAAAGTCCAATTGGAAGGAAAATTGAGCGAACTTGAGATAGAGATAAGCGGAGAGGCACTGAGTGCAACCGGTTGGGAGGCCAAAGCAGGGTTTCCTCACCACAAGAGTGTTGATTTCGTTTTCAGCCATTGCAGGATCGCATGAATTAAGAGAACGATGCAAAGGTTTCAGCTTGCTCCTCCTTCCGTACTCTTGCCTCTTGCAGAGGTTTAGGCCTTAGGGTTTATAGATTAATATTCATGGAAGGTATTTAAAAATAAGTTCATAAAAAGAGAAGTCATTTTGTTAAAAagttataaatataatacaagTTTTTGTGTATGACTTgacataaaaaaagaaaattatactgaatagaaataaattttattggaaAATATAATAACAACGATATTTATATTCTACCTTAAAATATTGTAATTTAAATAGTGAATATGTTGATTACTGATTAAAGCATTAATATATTATAGTCACAAAAAAAGCATTAATATATTATAAGAGTTAATTCTACAAGTAACGTCCTAATTTAAATTTACTATAGTTACTATAATTTTGATGTGAATTAaactattattaattatatgaaatttaaaattattgataatttattaatatattttgttagtattgaccaaatcacaaaatatatttaaaaaatagaaaaactattaataaaaatgaaaaatctcTCCACAACTTCATGCAATGCTGgctgaataataaaataaatattaagaaATCAAGTAagtcttttttttataataagccttgtttatatttatcttgttttcttttttatgttttatgaaAAGTGATTttgtttaaatatttattactAATTACTTGGTAATttcaaaagttaaaattttCTCCATTTTctaaaatacttttttattagatctcttttaattttgatattttatataactttatattttatttatgatattcCAATTAATAGAAGTGTAAATAATAAAATGTTATGAAAATTACTAAATTCCCGCGGACCTAGCTCTGACTACTCTCTTGCCCTTAAGAAGCAAAATTAAGAGGTATTGTCTCCATTTAAAAATTTGGCCAATGAGTTACTTTAtacataaacaaaaattaaatctttaatatttatttaaacagattaataagttaattattagattaatttaatttaaaatttaattttaaaatttagtataaTACTTTAAAtcttcaatatttattttaataaactaataaattaattattagatcAATTTAACTTGGaatctaattttaatatttagtataaTACTTTGGAAGTAAATGCAAACGAGTCTCATTTTAAAGGTGGTATGATACACAAATTACGATGCTCGCAAATACCCAAAAGTTTGCCTTCATTTAGATTAGTTAATATAATCTGAGTTTTAGAGGTGTGTTTAGTAACTACCTTTGAACGAAAACGTACGTTAGATCTTTTTGAAAGCTTCACTTTTTTATTTGGCTAATTTTCTTCTTTACAAACGCATAAATGATTTTGGGTGGATGTTACAATACTCTCTTGATGTTTGGAGTTTTAAaactatattaaaatttaaattcaatttactTTACGTTGATTTAGGTTAACATTTAATGCATACCGATAAAATCAATAAACAATTAAtactttttttgaaaaactacaaacatattaattacaacttataaaatatatttttaataaatgataattataattattaaagaAATTTAATATGCTTTATTAATATAagttttaatagttaattttattaattttatttatttatatatttaaatttaatttatttcaaaagttTATCTATACTATCTTCTTGTTCATTGAAATAATAATTTGTTACCGACAAACTTATTTCTATTTCTGTACAATTTGAATCgtattcatatatttttattttttttatttaatctaATCTTATTCacatatttgaattttaaattttaaaattttttatttaaaatttagatagatataatttaaattaataatttaatttaataaaataaacgtttcgtattatttttattactttaagCAAAAAATCTCTCTAACTAAATTTTTAGGTAAGATTTATTAATCTTTTCAGATATTATGTACTCATATATATActctaatattattaatttaaaagattatatatatctatctctTTGTTTGAGATATTTAAAAATCATGTTAccgtttaaaaaaataatacgagaacatttatttaaataagatgaatatattattaaaatttaaaaatttaataaatttattcgtattaattttaaaataatatgaatattttgtttaaataaaaaattttagaattaagagtattatatctttttaattcttttaaattttatttttatcaattttataataatttaatatcaatctaaaataaaataaatttaattaacaaaaaattaatccaAATAGAATTAATGttattcttttctctttcttaataattaaataatttttctctctcttattAATTAAGGAGTACTAAAACTCCAAATACGTTAACTTTTATTTAACTCTTTAAGAAGAGTTTTAATACTCTAAACCTTTCAGGAGTACTGAATCAGGTCCCATGATTTTGTTTATAAAATCACGTTTACAAGAAACAATAATTTCTAACTTTTCCGTTGCACCGTGCTTTTAGCCaattttcaatatttatttttcttttaccaactttatttttttacatattattgtattatttatagaATTCTTATTATTCCTCCTATATGAACTCTTTCTAAACCTTTCAGGAGTACTGAATCAGGTCCCATGATTTTGTTTATAAAATCACGTTTACAAGAAACAATAATTTCTAACTTTTCCGTTGCACCAGCGTGCTTTTAGccaatattttcaatatttatttttcttttaccaactttattttttatacatattattgtattatttatagaATTCTTATTATTCCTCCCTATATGaactctttttttattatttattatttatatttattattaattttttatttgacattatatatttttatagttataatttgtgtattgttttattattatctttttataatagaatttattgatcccattaaataaaataaattaaataaaaaaattaatcataaaaataatagttaaaaattataatgtattaaaaaagagtactaagagtattaaaattatactatataaaaaacatataagaaaaaaaatataaaaaaattaaacatgtataaaaaaataatattataatttaatatcatGTCCTTTTAAGTAATTATCTATCTAAAAGTTATTTTAACTAGTATTatccaaacaatatttattttatcaaaattaattttagtaaagAATTGCTAAACATAAATAATGTTGACACAAACTTACTTCTATCCAAAATCAATTctataaaatcacttttattcaAATTTCAGTTTGACCAACCACAATCCAAACACACACAGAGTCTCCATAATGAAGAAAGGAGAACGCATGCtttaagtaatattttttaaaaaactaatctAAGCCAAAGCATGTTCACACTCTTCACGTTACAAGATTGTTCAGTTTTTAACCCTGAATTTTATTATGACATCATTACACAGGTACTCATTGACATATTGTACAGATCACATCCAGGagcaaaaaattatttagtttAACACATTATCACAAATCATAGAGATTTTTGGGTTctcttaaataattaataatagtaataataataattaaaaaaatgatacacagaaaacaaacaaaactcgTGAATGCATCACGGTAGTAAAATGTAGCTCGtcaacaaataataaaaaacagaaaagcaaatGTAGATTTGACTCTCCTTACACCAATGGATCCAAAAATTAAAGATTGCCTATAATTTAAAGAACAGCCTTATGACTGAGGATCCCAAAATAAGTGTTATCACATCACAGTGTAATTTGTTCATTGTCCTCTACTCCATTTGATTGAGGAGCTTCCATTGAGCACGCAACACTATCCTTCAGGACAGATGCAGTTTGTGCCCGTCTATAAATAGCATATGGGTTGGTATGGTATGCACGGCAGAGAGAAAAGTGTCAAATAGATTAAAAGCGATCCTTCCGTTTCCGACCTGTGTACTTGGTATCCGGAGGTACAGCATTTCCTCTCCTTCTCATCTGCTCCTTCTTCCTCTTTATCCATTCTTTTCCCTTGCCACTCTTATTCCATTTCTGTTTCTTCTGGGGTCTATGCCTGTCTGAAACTCGTACCTGcagtattttatttttgttcaatAAACTAAAAGCTCAAACAAGCAAGGGAGAAGGGGGAGGGGGAAATGCTGAAAACCACGATTTTTTGGAGTTCTAATTCTCTAGAGAGCTCAGTTTGTCATTGGAAAGATCCAAAATGAATTAATAGTTATGAAGAGACACTCACAGTCTGATTTTCTTCATCTTCACTGTCATCATCAGAGCAACTCTCCCCATCGTCATCTTTACCCTCCGGAATTGAATTTACTGCTCTTTGACCACATGTGAGAACAAGAAATTCTTTTCTCTTCTTAGTACTGTCATAAGACAATTTCAAGTTAGTCGACCACAATGCTCGGGAGGGCTAGGCAAAGAGTCATAAGCTACCGATGCACATTTTGCAAGCAAGTTAAATATACAGTTCAAGATGACTCTACCCAAGATAAATTGTGTAATAAATTTCAGCTGGTTTGTGGAAACAATGTAGAAACAAAACGAAAACTGGCAAGTGAACAGAGGAATGGATCACATACATCTCTTGTGCTTCACAATACTCACTTATTTACCTCATCAAAAGGACAGAATTTTACACAAATTTAGCTCAATTGATAACCAGAATATGTCCTATGGCTTGATTGACCAGAAAATAGGATTACAACACCAAACACTTGAAGACAACAATTTTTGGAGGTTGATTGAAcaaccaataaaaaaaatgtaattcCTCTTGAAACAAATCAAGCCTTAGTAGTTATTTAACAATTGTTCAAACCTGTGTGGGAAATCAACGACTATACCACCAGCAAATCCAGCGCGCATAGCAGCCTTCAAAATCAATTCACGCTGGTTTATATTTtcaggataaatttgaaatacTGCTCTAGCTCCATTTGCTAAGCATCTGTACAAAGAAGTGAAAAAAGCCCTACAAGAGGGGGCAAAAAGTATATGTTATTAGAGCAACATTTATCAATACAAAAAATAACCATTAGATGTTTGCAATTTTCTAAGTCCTTGAGTTAAAGAGTTTACGGagattcaaattataaataattaaaagtgGACTAAATAAGAAACGGAACGTACTTCAATCTTAGTATTGGATTGTGAGACGATTTATCAGCATTGCATAACCACTGGAGCATCATCAAATAAGTCCACAAAATTAAGAATAGAAATAAGAGTATGAGACACACACAAAAAGGGTTGATAGTTGAAAAACCATGATTTATTCACATGATAAAGTTCAAACCTGAAATTTTTTCTTGATTCGTTATATTGGATTATgcaatttttaaattacaataCTTCCTACGCATTACAAATACATTGAGACACTACAGAAAGATTCTAACCAAGTACCAGTAAAAAAAAACTCTTCTCAAAGGCATTACATTCACTTCCAATATGGTGTTCATGCTGTGGTACTCATAATCTATTATATTTTCTTA
Above is a genomic segment from Arachis stenosperma cultivar V10309 chromosome 1, arast.V10309.gnm1.PFL2, whole genome shotgun sequence containing:
- the LOC130943288 gene encoding protein ALTERED PHOSPHATE STARVATION RESPONSE 1-like, giving the protein MGCSQSRLDDQESVQICKDRKRLIKQAVEQRAQFASGHIAYIQSLKRVSAAMRNYIQGDEPHQFSLDSFITPVKKTSPAFISISSKSFTPTTIEFSSNSTLKVNYLRPSGNPPILVEERPPSPEMVRVETYSPMEQYAMDDGFFVMQSSPMNSSAFAYSPNNRPSIPPPSPQTSQWDSFWNPFTSLDYYGYPTRSSLEETIADDEDRGLRRVREAEGIPDLEEVETEKEDFVGKRNVVEERIRTDINSTKEEVTVEDEEEEDRTKTEIAHEVKESKGSGSERFQVSKVQTAGQVESTSHQEVAGGNQEAKVEAPGFTVYVNRRPTSMAEVIRDLDVQFTKVCNAANEFSALLEVNKAQNSSMSNELSASKLLNPVALFRSSSSRFLKNNSSSTGDDGCKGTSDPVEEQCMFSGSHQSTLDRLYAWEKKLYEEVRSGERVRIAYEKKCLQLKNHDVKGEDPSYEDKTRAAIRDLHTQITISIHSIEAISKRIETLRDEELHPQLLELLQGLAKMWNVMAECHQMQKITLDEAKILLTGTDVRKQSGMSITDPHRLACSASILETELRNWRSTFESWITSQRSYIRALAGWLLRCMRCEPDASKLLCSPRRSSSTHPLFGLCVQWSRRLDAIQESVVLDGIDFFAAGIGSFYAQQLKEDSRQNVGRSTETNESMEMVEAGPVKEAMSTEQLAEIAIRVLCAGMSAAMSSMAEFAVDSAEGYNELVKQWENEKLQQQQTCVTGT
- the LOC130939104 gene encoding mitochondrial outer membrane import complex protein METAXIN, with the translated sequence MAENEINTLVVRKPCFGLPTGCTQCLSAYLYLKFAQFSFQLDFHLNYPDSDQIPYFELGDYVAYNNEKGGLIECLKRDVGGVDLDSGISSLPDWIQTKAMLTTWLADALAYELWVGSEGYSSSPAYTIYYSDLPWPLGKVLFWRKACWIKQKHGITNENAELKKEEIYRRANSAYGALSTWLGEQSYLFENRPSSLDAIFLAHGLVTLQALPESSVLRSKLLEHANLVRFVQQCKTELIDASPTPTYVRQFHTAGSSSTSRSRSTSSSKTKSKPKREKTEEEKTFKRRSKYFVAAQLVAVVVFLTIMTSFDDAAVDLDDADGSYGYDE
- the LOC130947845 gene encoding 18S rRNA (guanine-N(7))-methyltransferase RID2 translates to MASRPELVAPPEIFYDDAEARKYTSSSRIVEIQASLSERALELLALPDDGIPKLLLDIGCGSGLSGETLSENGHHWIGLDISPSMLNVAVEREVEGDLLLGDMGQGLGLRPGVIDGVISISAVQWLCNADKSSHNPILRLKAFFTSLYRCLANGARAVFQIYPENINQRELILKAAMRAGFAGGIVVDFPHSTKKRKEFLVLTCGQRAVNSIPEGKDDDGESCSDDDSEDEENQTVRVSDRHRPQKKQKWNKSGKGKEWIKRKKEQMRRRGNAVPPDTKYTGRKRKDRF